A single Trichocoleus sp. FACHB-46 DNA region contains:
- a CDS encoding NarK family nitrate/nitrite MFS transporter, producing the protein MLQGLVSFRGRYRILHLTWFAFFLTFVCWFNFAPFATTIGKDLNLTTEQVKTLGICNLALTIPARIIIGMLLDRFGPRITYSVLLMFAVVPCLATALSQDFGQLVISRLLMGIVGAGFVVGIRMVSEWFPPKEIGVAEGVYGGWGNFGAFAAEFALPSLAVASAFLVGGSSGWRMAIALSGIVAAIYGYIYMRMAQDTPSGQEYHRPKRSGSLEVTSVKSFWALILSNLGLILALALLAWRLAQPQINFFNTPQMLVAWGLLAALFAYQTHKAWDVNRELLSGKKIYKPSDRYQFRQIALLEFTYVTSFGSELAAVSMLPAFFENTFALEHVMAAMIAACYPFLNLVSRPSGGLISDKFGSRKWTMTLLMFGIGVGYLLAYNINQNWPIPLAIAVTMFSAYFAQAGCGATYSIVPLIKKEITGQVAGNVGAYGNFGGVVYLTIFSLTDAQVLFQTMGIAALICASLCAFLLQEPQGSFAAHYDDPAETSDLQSIPMLADESHTNS; encoded by the coding sequence GTGCTTCAAGGATTGGTGTCATTCAGGGGTCGCTACCGTATTCTTCACCTGACGTGGTTTGCCTTTTTTCTCACTTTTGTTTGCTGGTTTAACTTTGCGCCCTTTGCCACCACCATCGGCAAAGACTTAAACCTCACCACTGAGCAAGTTAAAACGTTAGGCATTTGTAACCTGGCGCTAACAATTCCAGCCCGCATCATCATTGGCATGCTGCTGGATCGTTTCGGCCCCCGGATTACCTATTCCGTGTTGTTGATGTTTGCCGTCGTTCCTTGCTTAGCCACCGCTCTATCCCAAGACTTCGGCCAGTTGGTGATTAGCCGTCTCCTTATGGGTATTGTTGGCGCTGGCTTTGTCGTTGGCATTCGCATGGTGTCCGAGTGGTTTCCGCCTAAAGAAATTGGGGTAGCCGAAGGCGTATATGGCGGCTGGGGTAACTTTGGAGCCTTTGCAGCGGAGTTTGCTCTCCCCTCGCTTGCCGTTGCTAGTGCTTTTTTAGTCGGCGGCAGTAGCGGTTGGCGGATGGCGATCGCCCTGAGCGGCATCGTTGCAGCCATTTACGGCTACATCTACATGCGGATGGCGCAAGACACTCCCTCCGGGCAGGAATATCACCGTCCCAAGCGCAGCGGCTCGCTCGAAGTCACCAGTGTTAAAAGCTTTTGGGCGTTGATCCTATCCAACTTAGGTTTGATCCTGGCGTTGGCCTTGTTAGCATGGCGCTTAGCACAACCCCAAATCAACTTTTTCAACACGCCTCAAATGTTGGTGGCTTGGGGTTTACTGGCCGCTCTGTTTGCTTATCAAACTCACAAAGCTTGGGATGTCAACCGCGAATTGTTGAGCGGCAAAAAAATCTATAAACCTAGCGATCGCTACCAATTCCGCCAAATTGCCTTGCTAGAGTTCACTTATGTCACCAGCTTTGGCTCTGAACTCGCGGCTGTTTCCATGCTGCCTGCTTTTTTCGAGAACACCTTTGCGCTAGAGCATGTGATGGCAGCGATGATCGCAGCTTGCTATCCCTTCCTCAACTTAGTTTCTCGTCCCAGCGGCGGCTTGATCTCCGACAAATTTGGTAGCCGCAAATGGACGATGACCCTCCTCATGTTTGGCATCGGCGTTGGCTATCTCTTGGCCTATAACATTAACCAAAACTGGCCCATTCCTTTGGCGATCGCTGTCACCATGTTTTCGGCTTACTTTGCCCAAGCTGGTTGTGGAGCTACTTACAGCATCGTGCCTCTGATTAAAAAAGAGATCACAGGACAAGTCGCCGGAAATGTTGGTGCCTACGGCAACTTTGGTGGCGTGGTTTATCTCACCATCTTCAGCCTTACCGATGCTCAGGTGCTATTCCAAACGATGGGAATCGCCGCGCTGATTTGCGCCAGCTTATGCGCCTTCTTGCTGCAAGAACCCCAAGGCTCCTTTGCCGCTCACTACGATGACCCAGCTGAAACCTCAGATCTCCAGTCCATTCCTATGTTGGCGGATGAATCACATACTAATTCCTAA
- a CDS encoding molybdopterin oxidoreductase family protein — translation MTDSTKTLCPYCGVGCGLEVLPPAQPGKPINRDSAGTPIWQVRGDRAHPSSQGMVCVKGATIAESLNKDRLLYPMLRDTLTQPFRRITWEEAFDCIVQRMQTVRYTQGPEAICMYGSGQFQTEDYYTAQKLLKGCLGTNNFDANSRLCMSSAVSGYIQSFGADGPPCCYDDLELADCAFLIGTNTAECHPIIFNRLRKYHKQNRHVKMIVVDPRETATAQAADLHLAIRPGTDIDLMNGMAHLLMRWGHFDVSFIDECTANFPAFAQVMQDYTPEMTAQRCGIAVEDLETAARYWGESERVLSLWSMGVNQSSEGTAKVRTLINLHLMTGQIGKPGAGPFSLTGQPNAMGGREAGGLAHLLPGYRVVQNPQHRAELEQFWGLKPGQISPHPGRTAWEMITGLEQGDVGVLWIAATNPAVSMPDLERTKAALKRSPFTIYQDAYFPTETAEYAHLLLPAAQWGEKTGVMTNSERRVTLCQAFRDRPGEAKADWEIFAEVGRRLGFAQQFAFTTSAEVYAEFAQVTRDRPCEMTGLSHERLRVKGPAQWPCRDSGQVKPGEPARLYQELRFHTPDGRARFGAYHSRGLAERPDPEYPLVLTTGRLYGHWHTQTRTGRIEKTRQMHPNPFLEIHPRDASELGLQDKDWVEVRSRRGLARFPVTVTKAIAPGTVFVPMHWGFLWADQAEANALTHPECCPDSKQPELKACAVQLVPIKAGMSPQENLHPAARSSILAPSS, via the coding sequence ATGACTGACTCGACTAAAACTCTCTGTCCTTACTGTGGTGTTGGCTGTGGCTTAGAAGTGTTGCCACCCGCGCAGCCTGGTAAGCCGATTAACAGAGATAGTGCTGGTACACCCATTTGGCAAGTCCGGGGCGATCGCGCTCATCCTTCTAGCCAAGGAATGGTCTGCGTCAAGGGAGCCACGATCGCAGAATCGTTGAATAAAGACCGCCTGCTCTATCCCATGCTGCGGGATACTTTGACCCAGCCGTTTCGCCGCATCACCTGGGAAGAAGCTTTTGACTGCATCGTGCAGCGCATGCAAACCGTCCGGTACACGCAAGGGCCCGAAGCAATCTGCATGTACGGGTCCGGTCAATTCCAAACCGAGGACTACTACACGGCACAAAAACTGCTGAAGGGGTGTCTCGGCACCAACAACTTTGATGCCAATTCGCGTCTTTGCATGTCTTCAGCGGTCTCTGGTTACATTCAAAGCTTCGGGGCCGATGGTCCTCCCTGCTGCTACGACGATCTAGAACTGGCCGATTGCGCGTTTCTGATTGGAACTAACACTGCCGAATGTCATCCCATCATTTTTAATCGCCTGCGGAAGTACCACAAGCAAAACCGCCACGTCAAAATGATTGTGGTCGATCCGCGCGAAACCGCCACCGCCCAAGCCGCAGATCTCCATTTAGCTATTCGTCCTGGCACTGATATCGACTTAATGAACGGCATGGCTCACTTGCTGATGCGGTGGGGCCACTTTGATGTCAGCTTTATCGATGAATGCACTGCTAACTTCCCGGCCTTTGCTCAGGTCATGCAAGATTACACGCCGGAGATGACGGCGCAGCGCTGTGGCATTGCCGTGGAAGATTTAGAAACCGCGGCTCGTTACTGGGGGGAATCTGAGCGAGTACTTTCCCTCTGGTCGATGGGAGTCAACCAATCTAGCGAAGGTACGGCTAAAGTCCGAACCCTGATCAACCTGCACCTGATGACAGGGCAAATCGGCAAGCCCGGAGCAGGGCCATTTTCTCTAACTGGTCAACCCAATGCGATGGGGGGCCGAGAGGCAGGTGGCTTAGCTCACTTGCTTCCAGGCTACCGCGTGGTGCAAAATCCCCAGCACCGAGCGGAACTGGAGCAGTTTTGGGGCCTTAAGCCTGGGCAGATTTCTCCGCATCCAGGTCGGACGGCTTGGGAAATGATCACCGGGCTAGAGCAGGGAGATGTGGGTGTACTGTGGATTGCTGCCACCAATCCTGCGGTGAGTATGCCTGACTTGGAGCGCACCAAAGCCGCGCTGAAGCGATCGCCCTTCACCATTTACCAAGATGCCTACTTCCCCACGGAAACAGCTGAGTATGCTCATCTACTTTTACCAGCAGCCCAGTGGGGTGAAAAAACTGGAGTGATGACCAACTCGGAGCGACGAGTCACCCTTTGTCAGGCGTTTCGCGATCGCCCGGGTGAAGCAAAAGCGGATTGGGAAATCTTTGCGGAAGTGGGACGGCGCTTAGGATTTGCTCAACAGTTTGCCTTTACGACTTCTGCGGAAGTCTACGCTGAATTTGCTCAAGTTACTCGCGATCGCCCTTGCGAAATGACGGGACTGAGCCACGAACGCCTGCGAGTTAAAGGCCCGGCTCAGTGGCCTTGTCGAGACTCGGGTCAGGTCAAGCCTGGAGAACCTGCCAGACTCTATCAGGAGCTTCGATTCCACACTCCCGATGGGCGGGCACGTTTTGGGGCTTACCATTCTCGCGGTTTAGCTGAACGGCCTGACCCAGAATATCCTTTGGTGCTGACGACAGGTCGTCTTTACGGTCACTGGCACACCCAAACTCGCACCGGGCGAATTGAGAAAACTCGGCAAATGCATCCCAATCCTTTTCTAGAAATTCATCCTCGCGATGCGTCTGAATTGGGCTTACAAGACAAAGATTGGGTGGAGGTGCGATCGCGGCGGGGGTTGGCCCGTTTTCCAGTCACGGTAACGAAGGCGATCGCACCTGGGACGGTGTTTGTGCCGATGCATTGGGGCTTTTTGTGGGCTGACCAGGCCGAAGCGAATGCCCTGACGCATCCAGAGTGTTGTCCCGATTCTAAACAGCCAGAGTTGAAAGCTTGTGCGGTGCAATTGGTGCCGATCAAAGCGGGTATGAGTCCTCAAGAGAATTTGCATCCCGCCGCGCGATCGAGTATTCTCGCACCATCTTCTTAA
- a CDS encoding phosphate-starvation-inducible PsiE family protein yields MRSLKKVTRQCADAGSNENFLRFLGGAEALVSRALSIAMVVVLAVAVIDLVRFLILEIFSEPFGLFSTTLIEIFGLFLNILIALEILENIAAYLRKHVVQVELVVVTSLIAVARKIIILDFEKTTGVELIGLAIAIFSLSISYWVVRHVNAKEH; encoded by the coding sequence ATGCGATCGCTGAAAAAAGTCACCAGACAGTGTGCCGATGCTGGCAGCAATGAGAACTTTCTTAGGTTCCTGGGTGGGGCCGAAGCATTAGTTTCTAGAGCTTTGTCGATTGCTATGGTGGTGGTTTTAGCCGTAGCAGTGATTGATTTGGTGAGATTTCTGATTTTAGAGATCTTTTCTGAGCCTTTTGGGTTATTTAGCACCACACTGATTGAGATCTTTGGGCTATTTCTCAATATCTTGATTGCGCTAGAGATTCTAGAAAATATTGCGGCTTATCTGCGCAAGCATGTGGTGCAAGTGGAACTGGTGGTGGTGACTTCGCTGATTGCGGTGGCGCGTAAAATTATTATTTTGGATTTTGAGAAGACGACGGGGGTGGAGTTGATTGGTTTGGCGATCGCGATTTTCTCTCTCTCTATTAGTTATTGGGTGGTTCGTCATGTGAATGCTAAGGAGCACTAA
- a CDS encoding nitrate reductase associated protein, with protein sequence MSDFFQFEADFVESLRCIPMQVRYKLDTCGVKLKLQHWHQFTQGERQSLVDLPCLMEADVVSYREHLQRIVVEHTGHAASDLPIEACPAWMDETAIPVSVQEKATETGVGLTLEQWRSLLPLQRFVLLKLSRSGHENSNFLPAMQEFQLV encoded by the coding sequence ATGTCTGATTTTTTCCAGTTTGAAGCTGATTTTGTTGAGTCTCTCCGTTGTATTCCCATGCAGGTGCGCTACAAGCTGGATACTTGTGGTGTGAAGTTGAAGTTGCAACATTGGCATCAGTTTACGCAAGGGGAGCGGCAATCTTTGGTAGATCTCCCTTGTCTGATGGAGGCGGATGTTGTGAGTTATCGGGAGCATTTACAGCGGATAGTTGTGGAGCATACGGGCCACGCTGCGAGTGATTTGCCGATTGAGGCCTGCCCTGCTTGGATGGATGAAACTGCAATTCCGGTGAGTGTGCAGGAGAAGGCTACGGAAACTGGGGTAGGGTTGACGCTGGAGCAATGGCGATCGCTCTTACCACTGCAACGCTTTGTGCTGCTTAAACTCAGTCGATCGGGTCACGAAAACAGCAATTTTTTGCCAGCCATGCAGGAGTTCCAGTTGGTCTGA
- a CDS encoding HD domain-containing protein, producing MESQQAGLILQALDFAARKHRDQRRKDLEASPYINHPISLVNLLWNTGGVTDPAVIMAALLHDTVEDTATTFAELAQEFGEEVQQLVKEVTDDKSLPKQERKQQQVEHAAHLSDKAKLVKLADKISNLRDIIASPPADWSCDRQREYFVWAKQVVDQMRGNHAQLEAVFDQVYQQGISQLSDR from the coding sequence ATGGAATCGCAACAAGCTGGGTTGATTTTGCAAGCTTTAGATTTTGCGGCGCGTAAGCATCGAGATCAACGACGCAAAGATTTAGAGGCTTCTCCTTACATTAATCACCCAATTAGTTTGGTGAATTTGTTGTGGAATACCGGAGGAGTCACAGATCCAGCGGTAATTATGGCAGCACTACTCCATGACACGGTTGAGGATACTGCAACGACTTTCGCTGAGTTGGCTCAGGAGTTTGGCGAGGAGGTACAGCAGTTGGTCAAAGAGGTGACAGATGACAAATCTCTACCTAAACAAGAGCGAAAACAACAGCAAGTTGAGCATGCAGCGCATTTAAGTGACAAGGCAAAGTTGGTGAAACTGGCTGACAAAATCTCTAATTTGCGAGATATTATTGCCTCACCTCCGGCGGATTGGTCTTGCGATCGCCAGCGCGAGTATTTTGTCTGGGCAAAGCAAGTGGTGGATCAGATGCGGGGTAACCACGCTCAGTTAGAAGCTGTATTTGATCAGGTTTATCAACAAGGGATCAGTCAACTGAGCGATCGCTGA